From Streptomyces fungicidicus, one genomic window encodes:
- a CDS encoding DUF3618 domain-containing protein, which yields MTHEVRGAGSPSGAHVDADAEAAAAGRGAKGPDELRREIERTRHELGDTVEELAGKMDVKGRARARAEDLRDRAGAMTVQMRSSAAHAGEAGRRHRKPVIIGGGAVVVAVVGAVMVRRHRC from the coding sequence ATGACGCACGAGGTGAGGGGCGCGGGGTCCCCGTCAGGGGCCCATGTGGACGCGGACGCCGAGGCCGCGGCTGCCGGGCGAGGGGCCAAGGGGCCGGACGAACTGCGGCGGGAGATCGAGCGGACGCGGCACGAACTCGGCGACACCGTCGAGGAGTTGGCCGGGAAGATGGATGTGAAGGGGCGGGCGCGGGCGCGGGCCGAGGACCTTCGGGACCGGGCGGGTGCGATGACCGTGCAGATGCGGAGCAGTGCCGCGCACGCGGGGGAGGCCGGCCGGCGGCACCGCAAGCCGGTGATCATCGGGGGTGGTGCGGTGGTCGTGGCGGTGGTGGGTGCCGTCATGGTGCGGCGCCATCGTTGCTGA
- a CDS encoding alkaline phosphatase PhoX produces the protein MSLTRRDFARTSAIAGAGVALAGSVAALASAPHALATADTESADEGAGDAEGGHGGVGYGPLVADPAGLLALPAGFTYRVLTHSGRTRLESGEFTPAEHDGTAAFPGPRGSTLLVNNHEMDGPREEAEFPVPLAEGLVYDPAAPGGCTVVEVRPDGGVAEWVGIAGTAQNCAGGSTPWGTWLTCEENSDRAGENGMTKDHGYVFEVDPADRRANRDPKPLKFFGRYDHEAVVIDSKRGHAYLTEDADEPNGLFYRWTPPEDFRHGPGRLRTLADDAGVLQAPRCYDSGGRYVDDLSRATRTGTVYGVDWVDVPDRDARTVDVREQFGAGEVTRARKLEGMWWGDGGAYIVSSYARDESPVQHDGQVWFYDPRRRTLTLKVLLGVNRDPAKDGAFDGPDNITVSPYGGLIIAEDGEGVQHLFGATDSGRTYPIARNELNIGTEEEPEFSEFTGVTFSPDGRTLYANIQEPGIMLAITGPWKRQKRR, from the coding sequence ATGTCGCTCACCCGCAGGGACTTCGCCAGGACTTCCGCGATCGCAGGCGCCGGTGTCGCGCTGGCGGGCAGTGTGGCCGCCCTCGCCTCCGCCCCCCACGCCCTCGCGACCGCCGACACCGAGAGCGCGGACGAAGGCGCCGGGGACGCGGAGGGCGGGCACGGCGGGGTCGGGTACGGGCCGCTCGTCGCCGACCCGGCCGGACTGCTGGCCCTGCCCGCGGGGTTCACCTACCGCGTGCTCACCCACAGCGGCAGGACCCGGCTGGAGTCCGGGGAGTTCACGCCCGCCGAGCATGACGGCACGGCCGCCTTCCCCGGTCCGCGCGGGAGCACCCTGCTGGTCAACAACCACGAGATGGACGGCCCGCGCGAAGAGGCCGAGTTCCCCGTCCCGCTCGCCGAGGGACTGGTCTACGACCCGGCCGCGCCCGGCGGCTGCACGGTCGTCGAGGTGCGCCCCGACGGCGGCGTGGCCGAGTGGGTCGGCATCGCCGGCACCGCCCAGAACTGCGCCGGCGGCAGCACCCCCTGGGGCACCTGGCTCACCTGCGAGGAGAACTCCGACCGGGCCGGCGAGAACGGCATGACCAAGGACCACGGCTACGTCTTCGAGGTCGACCCCGCCGACCGGCGCGCCAACCGCGACCCCAAGCCGCTGAAGTTCTTCGGCCGTTACGACCACGAGGCCGTCGTCATCGACTCCAAGCGCGGCCACGCCTACCTCACCGAGGACGCCGACGAGCCCAACGGCCTCTTCTACCGCTGGACCCCGCCGGAGGACTTCCGTCACGGCCCCGGAAGGCTCCGCACCCTCGCCGACGACGCCGGCGTCCTCCAGGCGCCCCGGTGCTACGACTCCGGCGGCCGGTACGTCGACGACCTCTCCCGTGCGACGAGGACCGGCACGGTGTACGGCGTCGACTGGGTGGACGTGCCCGACCGCGACGCGCGGACCGTCGACGTCCGCGAGCAGTTCGGGGCCGGCGAGGTCACCCGGGCCCGGAAGCTGGAGGGCATGTGGTGGGGCGACGGCGGGGCGTACATCGTCTCCTCGTACGCCCGTGACGAGAGCCCCGTCCAGCACGACGGCCAGGTGTGGTTCTACGACCCCAGGCGCCGGACGCTGACGCTGAAGGTGCTGCTCGGCGTCAACCGGGACCCGGCGAAGGACGGCGCCTTCGACGGCCCGGACAACATCACCGTCTCCCCGTACGGCGGCCTGATCATCGCCGAGGACGGCGAGGGCGTTCAGCACCTGTTCGGGGCCACCGACAGCGGACGCACCTATCCCATCGCCAGGAACGAACTGAACATCGGCACCGAGGAGGAGCCCGAGTTCAGCGAATTCACCGGAGTCACCTTCTCGCCCGACGGCAGGACGCTGTACGCCAACATCCAGGAACCGGGCATCATGCTCGCCATCACCGGTCCCTGGAAGCGCCAGAAGCGCCGGTAA
- a CDS encoding phage holin family protein yields MTGTIERRPVRDEHSVGELVGQATEQISRLARQEVALAKEELAEKGRRAGRGGGMLGAAGAFGYAGLLALAATGIVALDLVLPLWAAALIVTGVLFVIAAVLALAGRGQLRGATPPKPERTLGSVKADVEEIKGRAHR; encoded by the coding sequence GTGACCGGAACCATCGAACGACGGCCGGTTCGTGACGAGCACAGCGTGGGTGAGCTCGTCGGGCAGGCGACCGAACAGATCTCACGACTCGCGCGGCAGGAAGTGGCGCTCGCCAAGGAGGAGTTGGCGGAGAAGGGGCGTCGTGCGGGGCGCGGCGGGGGGATGCTGGGTGCGGCGGGGGCGTTCGGTTACGCGGGCCTGCTGGCGCTGGCCGCCACGGGGATCGTCGCGTTGGATCTGGTGCTGCCTCTGTGGGCGGCGGCCCTCATCGTCACCGGGGTGCTGTTCGTCATCGCCGCTGTGCTCGCGCTCGCCGGCCGGGGGCAGCTGCGCGGGGCCACACCGCCCAAGCCCGAACGGACGCTGGGCAGCGTGAAGGCGGATGTCGAGGAGATCAAGGGAAGGGCGCACCGATGA
- a CDS encoding endonuclease/exonuclease/phosphatase family protein, which translates to MPSKSARLAALTVAAVCSAASTVVLTSPAHADGVRIHDIQGSTRTSPLAGKQVTDVTGTVTGVRTYGSSRGFWIQDPTPDADPATSEGVFVFTGSTPKGVAVGDAVTVSGTVTEYVPGGTSSGNQSLTEITRPTFTVLSSGNPLPAATVLDARSVPAAYAPAGDPAAGGSVNALPLRPAEYALDLYESLEGMNVEVSDTRVVGATDPYTELWVTVKPREHRNHRGGTVYGSYDAQNTGRLQIQSLGAAADFPDANVGDTLTGTTAGPLDYNQFGGYTLVANELGTLRSAGLARESTRPQHSTELAVATYNVENLDPSDDTFAAHAAAIVGNLKSPDIVSLEEIQDNNGATDDGTVAADRTLAMLIDAIEAAGGPRYDWRSVDPADKQDGGQPGGNIRQAFLFNPARVSFTDRPGGDATTPTEVTKVRGKAALTLSPGRVDPASEAFEDSRKPLAGEFSFRGRTVVVIANHFASKGGDQALTSQYQPPARSSETQRHLQAKAVHDFTAKILKTQKNAAVVALGDINDFEFSETTDILEGRGTLWSAIKSLPESERYSYVYQGNSQALDQILITPSIRRFSYDSVHINAEFHDQISDHDPQILRFRP; encoded by the coding sequence TTGCCGAGCAAGTCCGCGCGTCTCGCCGCGCTCACCGTCGCCGCCGTGTGTTCCGCGGCATCCACCGTCGTCCTGACCTCGCCCGCGCACGCGGACGGGGTGCGCATCCATGACATCCAGGGCAGCACCCGCACCTCACCGCTGGCCGGCAAGCAGGTCACCGACGTGACCGGAACGGTCACCGGCGTCCGCACCTACGGCTCGTCCCGCGGCTTCTGGATACAGGACCCCACCCCCGACGCCGATCCCGCCACCAGTGAGGGCGTCTTCGTCTTCACCGGCTCCACCCCGAAGGGTGTCGCGGTGGGCGACGCCGTCACGGTCTCGGGCACGGTCACGGAGTACGTCCCGGGCGGCACCTCGTCGGGCAACCAGTCCCTGACGGAGATCACCCGTCCCACCTTCACGGTCCTCTCCAGCGGCAACCCTCTCCCGGCCGCCACCGTCCTCGACGCGCGCTCGGTCCCCGCCGCGTACGCCCCCGCGGGCGACCCGGCGGCGGGCGGCTCGGTCAACGCGCTCCCGCTGCGCCCCGCCGAGTACGCCCTGGACCTCTACGAGTCCCTGGAGGGCATGAACGTCGAGGTCTCCGACACGCGCGTGGTGGGCGCCACCGACCCGTACACCGAACTCTGGGTCACGGTGAAGCCGCGGGAGCACCGCAACCACCGGGGTGGCACGGTCTACGGCTCCTACGACGCCCAGAACACGGGCCGCCTCCAGATCCAGTCGCTGGGCGCCGCGGCCGACTTCCCCGACGCGAACGTGGGCGACACCCTCACCGGCACCACCGCGGGCCCCCTGGACTACAACCAGTTCGGCGGCTACACCCTGGTGGCCAACGAACTGGGCACCCTCCGGAGTGCGGGCCTCGCCCGCGAATCGACCCGCCCCCAGCACTCCACCGAACTGGCGGTGGCCACCTACAACGTCGAGAACCTCGACCCCTCGGACGACACCTTCGCCGCCCACGCCGCCGCGATCGTCGGCAACCTCAAGTCCCCCGACATCGTGTCCCTGGAGGAGATCCAGGACAACAACGGCGCCACCGACGACGGCACGGTCGCCGCAGACCGGACCCTGGCCATGCTGATCGACGCCATCGAGGCGGCCGGCGGCCCGCGCTACGACTGGCGCTCCGTCGACCCGGCGGACAAGCAGGACGGCGGCCAGCCGGGCGGCAACATCCGCCAGGCCTTCCTCTTCAACCCGGCCCGGGTCTCCTTCACCGACCGCCCCGGCGGCGACGCGACCACCCCCACCGAGGTCACCAAGGTCCGCGGCAAGGCGGCACTGACCCTCTCCCCCGGCCGGGTCGACCCGGCATCCGAGGCGTTCGAGGACAGCCGCAAGCCGCTGGCCGGCGAGTTCAGCTTCCGGGGCCGCACGGTCGTCGTCATCGCCAACCACTTCGCCTCGAAGGGCGGCGACCAGGCCCTGACGTCCCAGTACCAGCCCCCGGCCCGCAGTTCGGAGACCCAGCGCCACCTCCAGGCGAAGGCGGTCCACGACTTCACCGCGAAGATCCTCAAGACCCAGAAGAACGCGGCCGTGGTCGCCCTGGGCGACATCAACGACTTCGAGTTCTCGGAGACCACCGACATCCTCGAGGGCCGGGGCACCCTCTGGTCGGCGATCAAGTCCCTCCCGGAGTCCGAGCGTTACTCCTACGTCTACCAGGGCAACAGCCAGGCCCTGGACCAGATCCTGATCACCCCGTCGATCCGCCGCTTCAGCTACGACAGCGTGCACATCAACGCCGAGTTCCACGACCAGATCAGCGACCACGACCCGCAGATCCTGCGCTTCCGCCCGTAG